One Urechidicola croceus genomic window, GTATATTGACACCTATAGAACAACAAGGAGCAGAAAATAAAATAAAAAAAATGCAAGAGGACCTAGAATTAGAAGTTCAAAAATTAGATAATGAAGTTTTGAAAAAAGAAAGTGAATTAATTAAGCCAGTATATGATAAATTTAATAGAGCTTTAGATAAGGTATCTAATGATAATAATTATATGTATATAATTGATAAAAAGATGCTTTTACACTCTAGAAATGGTATAGATGCCACTTATAAAGTAAGAGCGATTTTAGGAATATAGTATCTTTAAATAATCACTTTTTTAGTGGTAGTATATATTTATAGATTTCATCAACATTTTGAACCTTAATTAAATCAATTTTAGGGTCAATATATGTTTGTGAAGGTTCTACCATTGAGTGATACTTTTGAAACAACATATATGGAACAATCATCCATGTTTTTGGTAGAATATTTCTCTTTTATAAATTGAGCGAATTGCCATATCATATCAGGTTGAAAACTCATTTATTTTTTTTGTATTACTGATAAATGTTTAGTTGGGTACTCAATCCATCGTTCTCCGGTTTTATTGTTTATTAAAGTAAACTCTACATATCCATTTTTTCCATAATCATAACATGCCAAGCAAAACGAAGTCTATTTTCAGTCCATAAAACATTATCTGTCTTAAAATGATGTCTTAGTGGTTACACAAATTAAAATGTAATAAACACCACTAAAAAAGGAATTAGAATAGTGTTTTTAGTTTTATAGGATTTATACTCTAAGAATGGTAATTGTATTTTAAATTATTTAGAGAATAGGTACTTCCATTCATCAATAGAAATAAAGATTAAACTACCAAAAATCATCAACCAAGGAAACATTCCAATATTAAAAAGGTCATAAGTTATTACGTGAAAAAAACAACTAATAAATATGCAATAGGTCTTGCTTTTTTATTCCATGTATAAAAAATTAGAATTATAATAATGTTAAAAGGTAATTATCATGATTCTTTATAATGATATATTCAATATAAAAGCGTAAATTTGCTCGCAATTAAATTCTAATTGCACCATGATTTCAAACTCTTCAAAATTCGTAGGTGAAGGTTTAACCTACGACGACGTATTATTAATTCCAGCATTTTCAGAA contains:
- a CDS encoding HTTM domain-containing protein, which translates into the protein MFISCFFHVITYDLFNIGMFPWLMIFGSLIFISIDEWKYLFSK
- a CDS encoding HTTM domain-containing protein — translated: MSFQPDMIWQFAQFIKEKYSTKNMDDCSIYVVSKVSLNGRTFTNIY
- a CDS encoding OmpH family outer membrane protein; this translates as MKKTNLIRISVLVILLFFSVNLSAQTIAYVDSDNIIASMPEYKQARASLVSFGKTLQKNYEARQKDFTDYYALVLDKANKGILTPIEQQGAENKIKKMQEDLELEVQKLDNEVLKKESELIKPVYDKFNRALDKVSNDNNYMYIIDKKMLLHSRNGIDATYKVRAILGI